One window of the Candidatus Zixiibacteriota bacterium genome contains the following:
- a CDS encoding TrkA-N domain protein yields the protein MLLFLVIVGTAGFVILEKMDLLDGLYMTIITLSTGGFGEVIPLHTAGRIFVIFLIFSGVVTVTFIGSANGQYIIEGELRNLLGRKKMESQIKKMNDHYIIVGYGRVGRKVAEEYRRKKVPFVIIENDDAIFDELQADGIFGVKGPATEDETLLSAGIDKAKVLVSTLPDEADNMYIALTARQMNPTLYIIAGADQPERERKLLRAGANSVVSPHILGSIRMARASLRPNVVDFMPMTSMEESGLGIEEIKITSGSRYAGKSLMESGLKAEYWITVVRIRKSGRKILINPEPTAMIDKNDILVMIGARDKLERVTSEMG from the coding sequence ATGCTTCTATTCCTCGTAATCGTCGGGACAGCCGGATTCGTCATTTTGGAAAAAATGGATTTGCTCGATGGTCTCTACATGACCATAATTACATTATCCACCGGCGGATTCGGCGAGGTGATTCCGTTGCACACGGCGGGACGAATATTTGTCATTTTCCTGATATTTTCAGGGGTGGTCACCGTCACTTTTATCGGATCGGCCAACGGGCAATATATCATCGAGGGGGAGTTGCGAAATTTACTGGGGAGAAAGAAAATGGAATCGCAAATTAAAAAAATGAACGACCATTATATTATTGTCGGTTACGGGAGAGTCGGACGAAAGGTTGCCGAAGAATATCGCAGGAAAAAAGTTCCATTTGTCATTATTGAGAATGATGATGCGATTTTTGATGAACTCCAGGCCGATGGCATATTCGGAGTAAAAGGCCCGGCAACTGAAGATGAAACTCTTTTATCCGCAGGGATCGATAAGGCCAAAGTCCTGGTTTCGACATTGCCGGATGAAGCCGATAATATGTACATTGCCCTGACCGCCCGACAGATGAATCCGACACTTTATATCATTGCAGGAGCCGACCAGCCGGAACGCGAAAGGAAGCTGCTCAGGGCCGGAGCCAACTCGGTGGTTTCGCCGCACATTCTCGGGAGCATCAGGATGGCCAGGGCATCCCTCCGACCCAATGTGGTCGATTTCATGCCGATGACATCCATGGAGGAATCAGGACTCGGAATCGAGGAAATCAAAATAACCTCCGGAAGCCGCTATGCCGGAAAAAGTCTGATGGAATCCGGTTTAAAAGCCGAATACTGGATCACAGTGGTCAGAATAAGGAAGTCGGGCCGGAAAATCCTGATTAACCCCGAGCCGACCGCCATGATTGACAAAAATGACATTCTGGTGATGATTGGGGCAAGAGACAAGCTGGAACGAGTTACTTCAGAAATGGGCTGA
- a CDS encoding putative Octanoyltransferase LipM (Evidence 3 : Putative function from multiple computational evidences), with product MIGLPAIFLFTPDEDPYANMALDNWCFDKLDREDRDFAEVLRLYSWARPAITLGCNQDPRKVVDWSLLPAELPVIRRVTGGRAIYHDNAEITFSLVGSLHLFPENGRSLKSVNLSITKTVVGVLEALGLRTAWQHNSEPEFRNNGIQSFKSCFSSMSRYEIAADGLKVVGGAQRRQGEKFIHQGSIKINGVSECEAIGQKKSPAPAANFHTIADFAKEFAENFSKNLGLGFVPYSLNADEKEQWQKAAEDLKRAPLAQIKF from the coding sequence ATGATTGGTCTGCCAGCGATTTTTCTCTTTACGCCCGACGAGGATCCATATGCCAATATGGCTCTTGACAACTGGTGCTTTGATAAACTCGACCGCGAGGATCGCGATTTTGCGGAGGTTCTCCGCCTTTATTCCTGGGCCAGGCCGGCCATAACGCTCGGCTGTAATCAAGATCCCCGGAAAGTCGTCGATTGGTCACTTCTGCCGGCGGAACTTCCTGTAATCAGAAGGGTTACAGGGGGGCGAGCGATTTATCACGACAATGCCGAAATTACATTTAGTCTGGTCGGGTCGCTGCACCTGTTTCCTGAAAATGGAAGAAGCCTCAAATCCGTCAATTTGTCAATCACGAAGACTGTGGTCGGCGTGTTGGAAGCGTTAGGATTGAGAACCGCTTGGCAACATAATTCGGAACCGGAATTCAGGAACAACGGGATTCAATCCTTCAAATCCTGCTTCTCCTCGATGTCCCGATATGAAATTGCGGCCGATGGACTTAAGGTTGTCGGGGGGGCCCAGCGAAGGCAGGGGGAGAAATTCATTCATCAGGGTTCGATCAAGATAAATGGGGTGTCCGAATGTGAGGCCATCGGACAGAAGAAGAGCCCCGCCCCCGCGGCCAATTTTCATACAATCGCAGATTTTGCGAAGGAATTTGCCGAGAATTTTTCGAAGAACTTGGGCTTGGGCTTTGTTCCCTATTCCCTGAACGCGGATGAAAAGGAACAATGGCAAAAAGCCGCCGAGGACTTAAAAAGAGCGCCTCTGGCACAAATAAAGTTTTAA
- a CDS encoding putative TonB-dependent receptor plug (Evidence 3 : Putative function from multiple computational evidences), which produces MTGLPRKLLFIMAVLSGLLMAASFALAGSTGKIKGVVTDKETGEPIPGASVLLMGTKQGAMTDPDGKYMITLVPPATYVLKVTSVSYSEMQVTDVEVKADLTTEINVKMSKAVTDLNKVIKVVADRDIINKYEVANQVTISRDAIKTMPVQNVDKLLQQTAGVVTTNQGEIIIRGGRVGEVAYIVDGVNIGDPLGGYGPTTLGLSLTSGSIQEINIIKDGFDPEYGNALSGIVQITTQTGSVDKTNMAVQYITDDFGNSKLNKYSNNYDYVSFTLSGPDPILRNKILPSLGLKFLEDKDITYFFYAEMTKSGTAYSYDKFTTPSTAMNYGTFNLLGLKIPDRQNNDYSLNGNILVKPLNNLKMIFSYKSSVNNYTVFDWQYRYTPNTAPVGETQWQSYALEVTHQLSKNMHYYLRASYYNRDVSYKPGDPNNPGRGLNPDQFLRYYQFERFDDRNGNGVYDPPEPLVNVFPDTTLYGRDFSGPAYTYGNSPFVNNAQSGYTYMTDFRFNNGASGGALEGEPYVDVNGNGHWDAGDYLYDTNGNGKFDSNRRDVIGTHDPEPYLDGDVNLGEPFTDVNNDGVYEVNIDQFVMSQDPTLNQDLDRNSRYTSPSEPWVSGIPFIDRNGNGVYDAPNQKYDPGEPFTDINGNGKYDYGGTNNFLNIGNYQTTTVWHHRRIQTYSLEARIFRQLGVHEIKAGAELEKDHLKKEDVRSLEQPYTGRNDNGAYAGIGELRDFYDYKPLSGALYIRDNLEYGSMIASLGFRYDFFIQTTGLDSVAANDDLGSGIIKGGRYKISPRIGFSYPISDKAKIHFNYGHFYQLPQYSFMFDRNTTSASASDVVGNYNLDFVKTIQYSFGVKYAMSQDYSIDMSGYFKDEFDKINSTNVRLGGGALVIQQYENRDYGRSRGFEIQVEKRGGRLINGEVNYTYAFAYGKQSQTRTTYFSDFYLSRESLSEKPLDNDVRHALKCGIQLVIPETMKPKLFGMRIPNGWTFSVQGSFETGRPFTPGTKYPNLEVPEGQDIDENSLRRPSVLNFDVRFEKYFKLASLDWRFILWVDNLLNNKNVQSVYSDTGRPDTGQNDGYNVTGGTDYDRNPQNWAYGRQIKFGLQMNL; this is translated from the coding sequence ATGACTGGATTGCCCAGGAAATTGCTATTCATCATGGCTGTGTTATCCGGGCTTCTCATGGCTGCTTCCTTCGCACTTGCCGGCTCCACCGGCAAAATAAAAGGAGTTGTTACCGATAAGGAAACGGGTGAGCCGATTCCCGGTGCATCCGTGCTTTTGATGGGCACAAAGCAGGGTGCCATGACTGATCCTGATGGAAAGTACATGATTACGCTGGTTCCGCCTGCGACCTATGTTCTCAAAGTTACTTCGGTTTCTTACAGCGAGATGCAGGTCACGGACGTGGAAGTGAAAGCGGATTTGACCACTGAAATCAATGTCAAAATGTCAAAGGCCGTGACGGACCTCAACAAGGTTATCAAGGTCGTTGCCGATCGTGACATTATCAACAAGTATGAAGTGGCCAATCAGGTGACCATATCGCGCGACGCCATCAAAACCATGCCGGTGCAGAATGTCGACAAACTGCTGCAGCAGACGGCGGGTGTCGTAACCACCAATCAGGGTGAAATTATTATTCGCGGCGGCCGTGTCGGTGAAGTTGCGTATATCGTCGACGGCGTCAATATCGGGGACCCGCTGGGGGGGTACGGGCCGACCACCCTTGGTCTGTCTTTAACCTCGGGCTCTATTCAGGAAATCAATATTATTAAGGATGGTTTCGACCCTGAATATGGAAACGCCCTTTCCGGTATTGTGCAGATTACTACTCAAACCGGTTCGGTGGATAAGACCAATATGGCGGTTCAATATATCACCGATGACTTCGGAAATTCCAAACTGAATAAATATTCGAATAATTACGATTATGTGTCCTTTACTCTAAGCGGTCCGGATCCGATTCTCCGCAACAAGATACTCCCGTCTCTCGGCCTGAAATTCCTTGAGGATAAAGACATCACCTACTTCTTCTATGCCGAAATGACAAAATCGGGCACCGCTTATTCCTACGACAAGTTTACGACGCCAAGCACGGCGATGAATTACGGCACTTTTAACCTGCTTGGTCTCAAAATTCCGGATCGGCAAAATAATGACTACAGTTTGAACGGCAATATTCTGGTTAAGCCGCTCAATAACTTGAAGATGATTTTCTCTTACAAATCCAGTGTCAATAACTATACGGTTTTCGACTGGCAATATCGCTATACCCCCAATACGGCCCCCGTAGGAGAGACTCAGTGGCAATCGTATGCCCTTGAGGTTACGCATCAGTTGTCGAAAAACATGCACTACTATTTGAGGGCATCTTATTATAACCGCGATGTTTCGTATAAACCGGGCGATCCCAACAACCCGGGACGCGGTCTTAATCCCGATCAGTTCCTTCGCTATTACCAATTTGAACGGTTCGACGATAGAAACGGCAACGGCGTTTACGATCCTCCCGAGCCGCTTGTAAATGTTTTCCCCGATACCACACTTTACGGCCGCGATTTTAGCGGGCCGGCATATACTTACGGGAATAGTCCATTCGTCAATAATGCTCAATCGGGATATACGTATATGACCGATTTCAGATTCAATAACGGAGCCAGCGGGGGCGCTCTGGAAGGCGAACCGTATGTGGATGTTAACGGCAACGGCCATTGGGATGCCGGGGATTATCTCTACGATACCAATGGCAATGGCAAGTTCGATTCCAATCGGCGCGATGTGATCGGGACGCATGATCCCGAGCCGTACCTGGACGGCGATGTTAATCTTGGCGAACCCTTTACGGATGTCAATAATGACGGCGTCTATGAAGTCAATATCGACCAATTTGTAATGTCCCAGGATCCAACCCTTAATCAGGACCTGGATCGGAATTCTCGTTATACCAGTCCCAGCGAGCCATGGGTCTCGGGTATTCCCTTTATCGATCGGAACGGCAATGGTGTTTATGATGCTCCCAATCAGAAGTATGATCCGGGTGAGCCTTTTACCGATATTAATGGAAACGGCAAATACGATTACGGTGGCACGAACAACTTTCTCAATATCGGTAACTATCAGACGACAACGGTTTGGCACCATCGCCGCATTCAGACCTACTCCTTGGAGGCCCGTATCTTCCGTCAGTTGGGCGTCCATGAAATCAAGGCCGGGGCGGAATTGGAAAAGGATCATTTGAAGAAAGAAGATGTCCGTTCCCTCGAGCAGCCGTATACTGGCCGTAATGACAACGGCGCCTATGCCGGAATCGGGGAGTTGCGTGACTTTTATGACTATAAGCCTCTCAGCGGGGCGCTGTATATCCGCGATAACCTTGAATACGGGTCAATGATTGCCAGTCTGGGCTTCCGCTATGACTTCTTCATCCAGACGACCGGTTTAGATTCTGTGGCGGCAAATGATGACCTCGGGAGCGGCATCATCAAGGGCGGTCGCTATAAAATATCCCCCCGAATCGGATTTTCGTATCCCATCTCGGACAAAGCCAAGATTCACTTCAACTATGGGCATTTTTACCAGTTGCCGCAATACTCCTTTATGTTTGACCGCAATACAACCTCGGCTTCGGCCAGTGACGTTGTGGGTAACTACAATTTGGACTTCGTGAAGACGATTCAGTATTCATTTGGTGTCAAATACGCCATGTCCCAGGATTATTCGATCGACATGTCCGGTTATTTCAAAGATGAATTTGACAAGATCAACAGCACCAATGTCAGACTGGGCGGTGGCGCTCTGGTGATACAGCAATATGAAAACCGTGACTACGGTCGCAGCCGCGGCTTTGAAATTCAGGTTGAGAAACGCGGTGGCCGGCTGATCAACGGTGAAGTCAATTATACCTATGCCTTCGCCTACGGCAAGCAGTCCCAGACGCGAACCACTTATTTCTCGGACTTCTACTTAAGTCGTGAATCTCTTTCGGAGAAACCGCTTGACAACGATGTCCGCCACGCCCTGAAATGCGGTATTCAATTGGTCATTCCGGAAACGATGAAACCGAAACTATTTGGAATGAGAATTCCCAACGGCTGGACTTTCTCGGTTCAGGGTTCGTTTGAGACGGGACGTCCTTTCACTCCGGGAACAAAATATCCCAACCTTGAGGTTCCGGAAGGTCAGGACATCGATGAAAATTCCCTTCGCCGGCCGTCGGTTCTAAACTTCGACGTCCGCTTCGAGAAATATTTCAAACTGGCATCTCTGGACTGGCGGTTCATTCTCTGGGTTGACAACCTCCTGAATAATAAAAACGTCCAATCGGTTTACAGCGACACCGGTCGCCCCGACACTGGACAAAACGATGGATATAATGTAACCGGCGGAACTGACTATGACCGCAATCCGCAGAATTGGGCCTATGGCCGTCAGATCAAGTTCGGTTTGCAGATGAATCTATAA
- a CDS encoding putative Protein serine/threonine phosphatase (Evidence 3 : Putative function from multiple computational evidences), translated as MALRISYSGRSDIGLVRSGNEDSFRVDPDSNLFLVCDGMGGHQAGEVASRDACEIISYCFTELASDISKNPSLHLEAPLSERGALLVKAIRLANRSIYLRSRSRSDLAGMGTTVVALAVDERIVNIAHVGDSRAYRLLPTGLVPLTTDHSWVAELKQSGQFSESEAEKIIGKNVITRALGVNERVEIDYRADLLAAGETYILCTDGLCGYAGDDEIFAAVKDCRDEIDSIVNNLIQLANDRGGQDNVSVVAVRIDEISEGAPGEKMGPVTVAVESDETLLKENQILEALSAMAERSEERDSGEAKKKSSHLALIFLIFILVAVVIIYLMTSK; from the coding sequence TTGGCATTAAGGATTTCTTACAGCGGAAGAAGCGATATAGGGTTGGTCCGCAGCGGCAATGAAGATTCGTTCCGGGTCGATCCCGACTCCAATCTTTTTCTGGTTTGTGACGGCATGGGGGGGCATCAGGCCGGCGAAGTGGCCTCTCGGGACGCCTGTGAAATTATCAGCTATTGCTTCACGGAGTTGGCCTCGGATATTTCCAAAAATCCCTCCCTGCACCTGGAGGCGCCGCTATCCGAAAGAGGAGCCTTGCTCGTCAAGGCTATCAGGCTGGCGAATCGCAGCATATATCTTCGTTCTCGATCTCGCAGTGATTTGGCCGGGATGGGCACGACGGTAGTGGCCTTGGCGGTGGATGAGAGGATTGTCAATATAGCTCATGTCGGGGACAGTCGGGCCTATCGTCTCCTGCCGACCGGCCTAGTGCCGCTTACCACCGATCACTCCTGGGTAGCTGAATTGAAGCAATCGGGTCAGTTTTCGGAGAGCGAGGCGGAAAAAATAATAGGGAAGAATGTCATCACGCGCGCGTTGGGTGTAAATGAAAGAGTCGAAATCGATTACCGGGCTGATCTCCTCGCGGCAGGAGAGACATATATATTATGTACCGATGGGTTGTGCGGATATGCCGGAGATGACGAAATCTTTGCCGCTGTGAAAGATTGCCGCGATGAAATCGATAGTATCGTGAATAATCTAATCCAGTTGGCAAATGATCGGGGAGGGCAGGATAATGTCTCTGTCGTGGCGGTACGCATCGATGAGATATCGGAAGGGGCCCCGGGGGAAAAAATGGGCCCGGTCACTGTCGCGGTCGAAAGCGATGAAACGCTACTGAAAGAAAATCAAATATTAGAGGCCCTATCCGCAATGGCCGAGAGGTCCGAAGAGCGAGATTCCGGGGAAGCGAAGAAGAAGTCCTCCCACCTGGCCCTAATTTTTCTAATTTTCATACTAGTTGCGGTCGTAATCATTTATCTGATGACCTCAAAATAG
- a CDS encoding exported hypothetical protein (Evidence 5 : Unknown function), translated as MITKFLKIMAVGGMSLFLVTGLSAQVIPTNVWTDFYGSAGTYNGVALPVGSVINAYDPQAILCGSDTVRNAGQYGFLPVYGDDAMTPEDEGAEIDDIITFTINGRLAVKHGPDSSAWTGMGLPKEVNLSASAAISMELVSSPISQYASPKDTIHYAVTVKNTGQGIDFYRITATSSNGWLVQPQFGFSYALPNGNAVVHFDLLIPALIFEDTSDVIHFRVSSGIDTSVYVEDSVTTYVAITDAPETPNAVPSGFRLNQNYPNPFNPVTTIAYSLPARASVRLGIFNLLGQKLVEYNLGSQSAGNHVFQFSGDRLSSGVYFYRLSAGESSAVRKMILMK; from the coding sequence GTGATAACGAAGTTTCTGAAAATAATGGCAGTCGGAGGAATGAGTCTTTTTCTTGTAACCGGCTTGTCGGCGCAGGTGATACCGACTAATGTCTGGACCGATTTCTACGGTTCGGCCGGCACATATAATGGAGTTGCCCTACCAGTCGGGTCGGTTATTAATGCCTATGACCCACAGGCGATCTTGTGTGGCAGCGATACCGTTCGCAACGCCGGGCAGTATGGCTTTCTTCCGGTTTATGGGGATGATGCTATGACGCCTGAGGACGAGGGAGCCGAAATCGATGACATCATAACTTTTACCATAAATGGTCGCCTGGCGGTCAAACATGGCCCGGATTCGTCGGCATGGACCGGAATGGGACTTCCCAAGGAAGTCAATCTTTCGGCCTCAGCCGCGATCAGTATGGAATTGGTTTCGTCGCCGATAAGTCAATATGCATCTCCAAAGGATACCATCCATTACGCCGTGACTGTCAAAAATACCGGCCAGGGCATTGATTTTTATCGTATTACTGCTACTTCATCAAATGGCTGGCTGGTACAGCCGCAGTTCGGCTTTTCATATGCGTTGCCCAATGGAAATGCCGTGGTGCATTTCGATCTGCTGATACCGGCGCTTATTTTTGAAGATACCAGTGATGTGATCCATTTCCGGGTCAGTTCCGGGATTGATACTTCCGTTTATGTTGAAGATAGCGTGACGACATATGTGGCGATTACCGATGCACCGGAGACTCCGAACGCGGTGCCGTCGGGATTCCGGCTTAATCAAAACTATCCTAATCCTTTTAATCCCGTAACTACAATTGCTTATAGTCTGCCGGCCAGGGCATCGGTACGATTGGGAATTTTCAACTTACTAGGTCAGAAACTGGTGGAATATAATTTGGGTAGCCAATCGGCCGGGAATCACGTATTTCAGTTTTCCGGCGACAGACTCTCCAGTGGGGTTTATTTTTACCGGCTGTCGGCTGGCGAAAGCAGTGCCGTGAGGAAGATGATTTTGATGAAGTAG